The Homo sapiens chromosome 19 genomic scaffold, GRCh38.p14 alternate locus group ALT_REF_LOCI_4 HSCHR19LRC_LRC_J_CTG3_1 genome has a segment encoding these proteins:
- the TMC4 gene encoding voltage-gated chloride channel TMC4 isoform X4 translates to MEENPTLESEAWGSSRGWLAPREARGGPSLSSVLNELPSAATLRYRDPGVLPWGALEEEEEDGGRSRKAFTEVTQTELQDPHPSRELPWPMQARRAHRQRNASRDQVVYGSGTKTDRWARLLRRSKEKTKEGLRSLQPWAWTLKRIGGQFGAGTESYFSLLRFLLLLNVLASVLMACMTLLPTWLGGAPPGPPGPDISSPCGSYNPHSQGLVTFATQLFNLLSGEGYLEWSPLFYGFYPPRPRLAVTYLCWAFAVGLICLLLILHRTVFLRLASLVVLLFSLWNQITCGGDSEAEDCKTCGYNYKQLPCWETVLGQEMYKLLLFDLLTVLAVALLIQFPRKLLCGLCPGALGRLAGTQEFQVPDEVLGLIYAQTVVWVGSFFCPLLPLLNTVKFLLLFYLKKLTLFSTCSPAARTFRASAANFFFPLVLLLGLAISSVPLLYSIFLIPPSKLCGPFRGQSSIWAQIPESISSLPETTQNFLFFLGTQAFAVPLLLISSILMAYTVALANSYGRLISELKRQRQTEAQNKVFLARRAVALTSTKPAL, encoded by the exons ATGGAAGAAAACCCGACCTTGGAATCAGAAGCCTGGGGCTCCTCTAGGGGGTGGCTGGCCCCCCGGGAGGCCAGAGGAG GCCCATCGCTGTCTTCTGTGCTGAACGAGCTGCCCAGTGCTGCCACCCTTCGGTACCGAGACCCTGGGGTGCTGCCTTGGGGGgcgctggaggaggaggaggaggatggaggaaggagcaGAAAGGCCTTCACAGAAGTCACCCAGACAGAGCTGCAGGACCCTCACCCTTCCCGGGAACTGCCCTGGCCCATGCAGGCCAGACGGGCACACAg GCAAAGAAATGCCAGCAGGGACCAGGTGGTCTATGGCTCTGGAACTAAGACGGACCGATGGGCGCGGCTACTTCGGAGGTCCAAGGAGAAAACAAAGGAAGGCTTGCGAAGCCTGCAGCCCTGGGCGTGGACACTGAAGAGGATCGGGG GCCAGTTTGGCGCCGGCACGGAGTCCTACTTCTCCCTGCTGCGCTTCCTGCTCCTTCTTAACGTGCTGGCCTCTGTGCTCATGGCCTGCATGACGCTGCTGCCCACCTGGTTGGGAGGCGCTCCCCCAGGCCCTCCCGGCCCCGACATCTCCTCGCCCTGCGGCTCCTATAACCCCCACTCCCAGGGCCTGGTCACCTTTGCCACCCAGCTCTTCAACTTGCTCTCGGGTGAG GGTTACCTGGAATGGTCCCCTCTCTTCTATGGCTTCTACCCGCCCCGCCCACGCCTGGCGGTCACCTACCTGTGCTGGGCCTTTGCCGTTGGCCTCATCTGCCTCCTGCTCATCCTGCATCG GACCGTGTTTCTTCGCCTCGCCTCCCTGGTGGTcctgctcttctctctctggAATCAGATCACTTGTGGGGGCGACTCCGAGGCTGAGGACTGCAAAACCTGTGGCTACAATTACAAACAACTTCCG tGCTGGGAGACTGTCCTGGGCCAGGAAATGTACAAACTTCTGCTCTTTGATCTGCTGACTGTCTTGGCAGTCGCGCTGCTCATCCAGTTTCCTAGAAA GCTCCTCTGTGGCCTCTGTCCTGGGGCGCTGGGTCGTCTGGCGGggacccaggagttccaggtgcCCGACGAGGTGCTGGGGCTCATCTACGCGCAGACGGTGGTCTGGGTGGGGAGTTTTTTCTGCCCTTTACTGCCCCTGCTTAACACGGTCAAGTTCCTGCTGCTTTTCTACCTGAAGAAG CTTACCCTCTTCTCCACCTGCTCCCCGGCTGCCCGCACCTTCCGGGCCTCCGCGGCGAATTTCTTTTTCCCCTTGGTCCTTCTCCTGGGTCTGGCCATCTCCAGCGTTCCCCTGCTTTACAGCATCTTCCT GATCCCGCCTTCTAAGCTTTGTGGTCCATTCCGGGGGCAGTCGTCCATCTGGGCCCAGATCCCTGAGTCTATTTCCAGCCTCCCTGAGACCACCCagaatttcctcttcttcctggggACCCAGGCTTTTGCTGTGCCCCTTCTGCTGATCTCCAG CATCCTGATGGCGTACACTGTGGCTCTGGCTAACTCCTACGGACGCCTCATCTCTGAGCTCAAACGTCAGAGACAGACG GAGGCGCAGAATAAAGTCTTCCTGGCACGGCGCGCTGTGGCGCTGACCTCCACCAAACCGGCTCTTTGA
- the TMC4 gene encoding voltage-gated chloride channel TMC4 isoform 2 (isoform 2 is encoded by transcript variant 2; The RefSeq protein has 2 substitutions compared to this genomic sequence), giving the protein MEENPTLESEAWGSSREWLAPREARGGPSLSSVLNELPSAATLRYRDPGVLPWGALEEEEEDGGRSRKAFTEVTQTELQDPHPSRELPWPMQARRAHRQRNASRDQVVYGSGTKTDRWARLLRRSKEKTKEGLRSLQPWAWTLKRIGGQFGAGTESYFSLLRFLLLLNVLASVLMACMTLLPTWLGGAPPGPPGPDISSPCGSYNPHSQGLVTFATQLFNLLSGEGYLEWSPLFYGFYPPRPRLAVTYLCWAFAVGLICLLLILHRSVSGLKQTLLAESEALTSYSHRVFSAWDFGLCGDVHVRLRQRIILYELKVELEETVVRRQAAVRTLGQQARVWLVRVLLNLLVVALLGAAFYGVYWATGCTVELQEMPLVQELPLLKLGVNYLPSIFIAGVNFVLPPVFKLIAPLEGYTRSRQIVFILLRTVFLRLASLVVLLFSLWNQITCGGDSEAEDCKTCGYNYKQLPCWETVLGQEMYKLLLFDLLTVLAVALLIQFPRKLLCGLCPGALGRLAGTQEFQVPDEVLGLIYAQTVVWVGSFFCPLLPLLNTVKFLLLFYLKKLTLFSTCSPAARTFRASAANFFFPLVLLLGLAISSVPLLYSIFLIPPSKLCGPFRGQSSIWAQIPESISSLPETTQNFLFFLGTQAFAVPLLLISSILMAYTVALANSYGRLISELKRQRETEAQNKVFLARRAVALTSTKPAL; this is encoded by the exons ATGGAAGAAAACCCGACCTTGGAATCAGAAGCCTGGGGCTCCTCTAGGGGGTGGCTGGCCCCCCGGGAGGCCAGAGGAG GCCCATCGCTGTCTTCTGTGCTGAACGAGCTGCCCAGTGCTGCCACCCTTCGGTACCGAGACCCTGGGGTGCTGCCTTGGGGGgcgctggaggaggaggaggaggatggaggaaggagcaGAAAGGCCTTCACAGAAGTCACCCAGACAGAGCTGCAGGACCCTCACCCTTCCCGGGAACTGCCCTGGCCCATGCAGGCCAGACGGGCACACAg GCAAAGAAATGCCAGCAGGGACCAGGTGGTCTATGGCTCTGGAACTAAGACGGACCGATGGGCGCGGCTACTTCGGAGGTCCAAGGAGAAAACAAAGGAAGGCTTGCGAAGCCTGCAGCCCTGGGCGTGGACACTGAAGAGGATCGGGG GCCAGTTTGGCGCCGGCACGGAGTCCTACTTCTCCCTGCTGCGCTTCCTGCTCCTTCTTAACGTGCTGGCCTCTGTGCTCATGGCCTGCATGACGCTGCTGCCCACCTGGTTGGGAGGCGCTCCCCCAGGCCCTCCCGGCCCCGACATCTCCTCGCCCTGCGGCTCCTATAACCCCCACTCCCAGGGCCTGGTCACCTTTGCCACCCAGCTCTTCAACTTGCTCTCGGGTGAG GGTTACCTGGAATGGTCCCCTCTCTTCTATGGCTTCTACCCGCCCCGCCCACGCCTGGCGGTCACCTACCTGTGCTGGGCCTTTGCCGTTGGCCTCATCTGCCTCCTGCTCATCCTGCATCG CTCGGTGTCTGGGCTGAAGCAGACACTGCTGGCGGAGTCCGAGGCTCTGACCAGCTACAGCCACCGGGTGTTCTCGGCCTGGGACTTCGGTCTCTGCGGGGACGTCCACGTGCGGCTGCGCCAGCGCATCATCTTGTACGAATTAAAG GTGGAGCTGGAGGAGACAGTGGTGCGGCGCCAGGCTGCGGTGCGGACGCTGGGCCAGCAAGCCAGGGTTTGGTTGGTGCGGGTGCTGCTCAACCTGCTGGTGGTCGCGCTCCTGGGGGCAGCCTTCTATGGCGTCTACTGGGCTACGGGGTGCACCGTGGAGCTGCAG GAGATGCCCCTTGTCCAGGAGTTGCCACTGCTGAAGCTTGGGGTGAATTACCTTCCGTCCATCTTCATCGCTGGGGTCAATTTTGTGCTGCCGCCCGTGTTCAAGCTCATTGCTCCACTGGAGGGCTACACTCGGAGTCGCCAGATCGTTTTTATCCTGCTCAG GACCGTGTTTCTTCGCCTCGCCTCCCTGGTGGTcctgctcttctctctctggAATCAGATCACTTGTGGGGGCGACTCCGAGGCTGAGGACTGCAAAACCTGTGGCTACAATTACAAACAACTTCCG tGCTGGGAGACTGTCCTGGGCCAGGAAATGTACAAACTTCTGCTCTTTGATCTGCTGACTGTCTTGGCAGTCGCGCTGCTCATCCAGTTTCCTAGAAA GCTCCTCTGTGGCCTCTGTCCTGGGGCGCTGGGTCGTCTGGCGGggacccaggagttccaggtgcCCGACGAGGTGCTGGGGCTCATCTACGCGCAGACGGTGGTCTGGGTGGGGAGTTTTTTCTGCCCTTTACTGCCCCTGCTTAACACGGTCAAGTTCCTGCTGCTTTTCTACCTGAAGAAG CTTACCCTCTTCTCCACCTGCTCCCCGGCTGCCCGCACCTTCCGGGCCTCCGCGGCGAATTTCTTTTTCCCCTTGGTCCTTCTCCTGGGTCTGGCCATCTCCAGCGTTCCCCTGCTTTACAGCATCTTCCT GATCCCGCCTTCTAAGCTTTGTGGTCCATTCCGGGGGCAGTCGTCCATCTGGGCCCAGATCCCTGAGTCTATTTCCAGCCTCCCTGAGACCACCCagaatttcctcttcttcctggggACCCAGGCTTTTGCTGTGCCCCTTCTGCTGATCTCCAG CATCCTGATGGCGTACACTGTGGCTCTGGCTAACTCCTACGGACGCCTCATCTCTGAGCTCAAACGTCAGAGACAGACG GAGGCGCAGAATAAAGTCTTCCTGGCACGGCGCGCTGTGGCGCTGACCTCCACCAAACCGGCTCTTTGA
- the TMC4 gene encoding voltage-gated chloride channel TMC4 isoform X1: MEENPTLESEAWGSSRGWLAPREARGAPCSSPGPSLSSVLNELPSAATLRYRDPGVLPWGALEEEEEDGGRSRKAFTEVTQTELQDPHPSRELPWPMQARRAHRQRNASRDQVVYGSGTKTDRWARLLRRSKEKTKEGLRSLQPWAWTLKRIGGQFGAGTESYFSLLRFLLLLNVLASVLMACMTLLPTWLGGAPPGPPGPDISSPCGSYNPHSQGLVTFATQLFNLLSGEGYLEWSPLFYGFYPPRPRLAVTYLCWAFAVGLICLLLILHRTVFLRLASLVVLLFSLWNQITCGGDSEAEDCKTCGYNYKQLPCWETVLGQEMYKLLLFDLLTVLAVALLIQFPRKLLCGLCPGALGRLAGTQEFQVPDEVLGLIYAQTVVWVGSFFCPLLPLLNTVKFLLLFYLKKLTLFSTCSPAARTFRASAANFFFPLVLLLGLAISSVPLLYSIFLIPPSKLCGPFRGQSSIWAQIPESISSLPETTQNFLFFLGTQAFAVPLLLISSILMAYTVALANSYGRLISELKRQRQTEAQNKVFLARRAVALTSTKPAL; this comes from the exons ATGGAAGAAAACCCGACCTTGGAATCAGAAGCCTGGGGCTCCTCTAGGGGGTGGCTGGCCCCCCGGGAGGCCAGAGGAG CCCCCTGCTCCTCCCCAGGCCCATCGCTGTCTTCTGTGCTGAACGAGCTGCCCAGTGCTGCCACCCTTCGGTACCGAGACCCTGGGGTGCTGCCTTGGGGGgcgctggaggaggaggaggaggatggaggaaggagcaGAAAGGCCTTCACAGAAGTCACCCAGACAGAGCTGCAGGACCCTCACCCTTCCCGGGAACTGCCCTGGCCCATGCAGGCCAGACGGGCACACAg GCAAAGAAATGCCAGCAGGGACCAGGTGGTCTATGGCTCTGGAACTAAGACGGACCGATGGGCGCGGCTACTTCGGAGGTCCAAGGAGAAAACAAAGGAAGGCTTGCGAAGCCTGCAGCCCTGGGCGTGGACACTGAAGAGGATCGGGG GCCAGTTTGGCGCCGGCACGGAGTCCTACTTCTCCCTGCTGCGCTTCCTGCTCCTTCTTAACGTGCTGGCCTCTGTGCTCATGGCCTGCATGACGCTGCTGCCCACCTGGTTGGGAGGCGCTCCCCCAGGCCCTCCCGGCCCCGACATCTCCTCGCCCTGCGGCTCCTATAACCCCCACTCCCAGGGCCTGGTCACCTTTGCCACCCAGCTCTTCAACTTGCTCTCGGGTGAG GGTTACCTGGAATGGTCCCCTCTCTTCTATGGCTTCTACCCGCCCCGCCCACGCCTGGCGGTCACCTACCTGTGCTGGGCCTTTGCCGTTGGCCTCATCTGCCTCCTGCTCATCCTGCATCG GACCGTGTTTCTTCGCCTCGCCTCCCTGGTGGTcctgctcttctctctctggAATCAGATCACTTGTGGGGGCGACTCCGAGGCTGAGGACTGCAAAACCTGTGGCTACAATTACAAACAACTTCCG tGCTGGGAGACTGTCCTGGGCCAGGAAATGTACAAACTTCTGCTCTTTGATCTGCTGACTGTCTTGGCAGTCGCGCTGCTCATCCAGTTTCCTAGAAA GCTCCTCTGTGGCCTCTGTCCTGGGGCGCTGGGTCGTCTGGCGGggacccaggagttccaggtgcCCGACGAGGTGCTGGGGCTCATCTACGCGCAGACGGTGGTCTGGGTGGGGAGTTTTTTCTGCCCTTTACTGCCCCTGCTTAACACGGTCAAGTTCCTGCTGCTTTTCTACCTGAAGAAG CTTACCCTCTTCTCCACCTGCTCCCCGGCTGCCCGCACCTTCCGGGCCTCCGCGGCGAATTTCTTTTTCCCCTTGGTCCTTCTCCTGGGTCTGGCCATCTCCAGCGTTCCCCTGCTTTACAGCATCTTCCT GATCCCGCCTTCTAAGCTTTGTGGTCCATTCCGGGGGCAGTCGTCCATCTGGGCCCAGATCCCTGAGTCTATTTCCAGCCTCCCTGAGACCACCCagaatttcctcttcttcctggggACCCAGGCTTTTGCTGTGCCCCTTCTGCTGATCTCCAG CATCCTGATGGCGTACACTGTGGCTCTGGCTAACTCCTACGGACGCCTCATCTCTGAGCTCAAACGTCAGAGACAGACG GAGGCGCAGAATAAAGTCTTCCTGGCACGGCGCGCTGTGGCGCTGACCTCCACCAAACCGGCTCTTTGA
- the TMC4 gene encoding voltage-gated chloride channel TMC4 isoform 1 (isoform 1 is encoded by transcript variant 1; The RefSeq protein has 2 substitutions compared to this genomic sequence), producing the protein MEENPTLESEAWGSSREWLAPREARGAPCSSPGPSLSSVLNELPSAATLRYRDPGVLPWGALEEEEEDGGRSRKAFTEVTQTELQDPHPSRELPWPMQARRAHRQRNASRDQVVYGSGTKTDRWARLLRRSKEKTKEGLRSLQPWAWTLKRIGGQFGAGTESYFSLLRFLLLLNVLASVLMACMTLLPTWLGGAPPGPPGPDISSPCGSYNPHSQGLVTFATQLFNLLSGEGYLEWSPLFYGFYPPRPRLAVTYLCWAFAVGLICLLLILHRSVSGLKQTLLAESEALTSYSHRVFSAWDFGLCGDVHVRLRQRIILYELKVELEETVVRRQAAVRTLGQQARVWLVRVLLNLLVVALLGAAFYGVYWATGCTVELQEMPLVQELPLLKLGVNYLPSIFIAGVNFVLPPVFKLIAPLEGYTRSRQIVFILLRTVFLRLASLVVLLFSLWNQITCGGDSEAEDCKTCGYNYKQLPCWETVLGQEMYKLLLFDLLTVLAVALLIQFPRKLLCGLCPGALGRLAGTQEFQVPDEVLGLIYAQTVVWVGSFFCPLLPLLNTVKFLLLFYLKKLTLFSTCSPAARTFRASAANFFFPLVLLLGLAISSVPLLYSIFLIPPSKLCGPFRGQSSIWAQIPESISSLPETTQNFLFFLGTQAFAVPLLLISSILMAYTVALANSYGRLISELKRQRETEAQNKVFLARRAVALTSTKPAL; encoded by the exons ATGGAAGAAAACCCGACCTTGGAATCAGAAGCCTGGGGCTCCTCTAGGGGGTGGCTGGCCCCCCGGGAGGCCAGAGGAG CCCCCTGCTCCTCCCCAGGCCCATCGCTGTCTTCTGTGCTGAACGAGCTGCCCAGTGCTGCCACCCTTCGGTACCGAGACCCTGGGGTGCTGCCTTGGGGGgcgctggaggaggaggaggaggatggaggaaggagcaGAAAGGCCTTCACAGAAGTCACCCAGACAGAGCTGCAGGACCCTCACCCTTCCCGGGAACTGCCCTGGCCCATGCAGGCCAGACGGGCACACAg GCAAAGAAATGCCAGCAGGGACCAGGTGGTCTATGGCTCTGGAACTAAGACGGACCGATGGGCGCGGCTACTTCGGAGGTCCAAGGAGAAAACAAAGGAAGGCTTGCGAAGCCTGCAGCCCTGGGCGTGGACACTGAAGAGGATCGGGG GCCAGTTTGGCGCCGGCACGGAGTCCTACTTCTCCCTGCTGCGCTTCCTGCTCCTTCTTAACGTGCTGGCCTCTGTGCTCATGGCCTGCATGACGCTGCTGCCCACCTGGTTGGGAGGCGCTCCCCCAGGCCCTCCCGGCCCCGACATCTCCTCGCCCTGCGGCTCCTATAACCCCCACTCCCAGGGCCTGGTCACCTTTGCCACCCAGCTCTTCAACTTGCTCTCGGGTGAG GGTTACCTGGAATGGTCCCCTCTCTTCTATGGCTTCTACCCGCCCCGCCCACGCCTGGCGGTCACCTACCTGTGCTGGGCCTTTGCCGTTGGCCTCATCTGCCTCCTGCTCATCCTGCATCG CTCGGTGTCTGGGCTGAAGCAGACACTGCTGGCGGAGTCCGAGGCTCTGACCAGCTACAGCCACCGGGTGTTCTCGGCCTGGGACTTCGGTCTCTGCGGGGACGTCCACGTGCGGCTGCGCCAGCGCATCATCTTGTACGAATTAAAG GTGGAGCTGGAGGAGACAGTGGTGCGGCGCCAGGCTGCGGTGCGGACGCTGGGCCAGCAAGCCAGGGTTTGGTTGGTGCGGGTGCTGCTCAACCTGCTGGTGGTCGCGCTCCTGGGGGCAGCCTTCTATGGCGTCTACTGGGCTACGGGGTGCACCGTGGAGCTGCAG GAGATGCCCCTTGTCCAGGAGTTGCCACTGCTGAAGCTTGGGGTGAATTACCTTCCGTCCATCTTCATCGCTGGGGTCAATTTTGTGCTGCCGCCCGTGTTCAAGCTCATTGCTCCACTGGAGGGCTACACTCGGAGTCGCCAGATCGTTTTTATCCTGCTCAG GACCGTGTTTCTTCGCCTCGCCTCCCTGGTGGTcctgctcttctctctctggAATCAGATCACTTGTGGGGGCGACTCCGAGGCTGAGGACTGCAAAACCTGTGGCTACAATTACAAACAACTTCCG tGCTGGGAGACTGTCCTGGGCCAGGAAATGTACAAACTTCTGCTCTTTGATCTGCTGACTGTCTTGGCAGTCGCGCTGCTCATCCAGTTTCCTAGAAA GCTCCTCTGTGGCCTCTGTCCTGGGGCGCTGGGTCGTCTGGCGGggacccaggagttccaggtgcCCGACGAGGTGCTGGGGCTCATCTACGCGCAGACGGTGGTCTGGGTGGGGAGTTTTTTCTGCCCTTTACTGCCCCTGCTTAACACGGTCAAGTTCCTGCTGCTTTTCTACCTGAAGAAG CTTACCCTCTTCTCCACCTGCTCCCCGGCTGCCCGCACCTTCCGGGCCTCCGCGGCGAATTTCTTTTTCCCCTTGGTCCTTCTCCTGGGTCTGGCCATCTCCAGCGTTCCCCTGCTTTACAGCATCTTCCT GATCCCGCCTTCTAAGCTTTGTGGTCCATTCCGGGGGCAGTCGTCCATCTGGGCCCAGATCCCTGAGTCTATTTCCAGCCTCCCTGAGACCACCCagaatttcctcttcttcctggggACCCAGGCTTTTGCTGTGCCCCTTCTGCTGATCTCCAG CATCCTGATGGCGTACACTGTGGCTCTGGCTAACTCCTACGGACGCCTCATCTCTGAGCTCAAACGTCAGAGACAGACG GAGGCGCAGAATAAAGTCTTCCTGGCACGGCGCGCTGTGGCGCTGACCTCCACCAAACCGGCTCTTTGA